The Streptomyces sp. R28 region GCCGGCTCGGGCAGGGCCGTACGGTCCAGCTTGCCGTTGCCCGTCATCGGCAGGTCGTCCAGCGGCACGAGCGCCTCGGGCACCATGTGGGCGGGCAACTGCCGGGCGCAGTGGGCGCTCACGGCCGCAAGGTCGGCCTCACCGGCTCCGACGACGTACCCGACGAGACGCCGGACACCGCCCTCGTCCTCCCGCACGACCACCGCGGCCTGCACGACGGCCGGATGGGCGGTCAGCACACCCTCGATCTCACCGGGCTCTATCCGCAGCCCTCGGATCTTGAGCTGGCCGTCTGCCCGCCCGCGCAGCTCCAGGGTGCCCTCGGCACGGCGCACGGCGAGGTCGCCGGTGCGGTACATGCGCTCACCGGCCGGGCCGAAGGGGTCGGCGACGAACCGCTCGGCGGTCAGGCCCGGACGGTTCCAGTAGCCGCGGGCCACATGGTCGCCGGCCACATACAGCTCGCCCTCGACGCCGACAGGTACGGGGTTCAGGCGTGTGTCCAGCACATAGGCGCGGGTGTTCCACATGGGCCGGCCGATGGGCACGGGCCCTGTCGGTACCTCGTCGCCGGGTTCGATGCGGTGGTCGGTACAGCCGACGGTGAGTTCGGTCGGGCCGTAGTGGTTGATCAGCCGTACATGCGGGTGCTCGCGGCGCCACTGGCGCAGGGCCTCGCCCACGAGTGCCTCGCCGCCGAGCATGAACTCCTCGTCGGGTGACAGGTCGTGCGGGAGCGCGGGCAGCAGCGGGAGATGGCTGGGGGTGGCCTTGAGGAAGGTGTAGCCGCTGCGCAGCGGGGCGGCGCCCGCCTCGTGGAAAGCGGCGATGTGCACGCGCCCGCCGGCGGCGAGCGCCCCGTGCAAGGTGGTCACCGTGGCGTCGAAGGACATGGTGGCGTGCAGCAACGAGGTGCCCCGCAGGCTCGGGTACGCCTCCACGCAACGGGCCACGTAGGTGGTGAGGTTGCGGTGCTCGACGACGACACCCTTGGGACGGCCTGTGGTGCCGGAGGTGTAGATCAGATAGGCGGGATCGGCGGGCCGGGCCTTTGCGAGAGGCGCGTCGGGGTCCTCCGGTGCGGCGTCCGGGGACACGACGGGACAGGCCACGGGCTGCCGGTCCCGGGTGATCAGGCACACCGGGGCCGCGTCGGAGAGCAGGTGGGCGGTGCGCTCGGCCGGATGCTCGGGGTCCAGCGGCAGATAGGCGGCACCCGACTTGAGCACGGCCAGCACGGCGACCGCGAGGTCGACCGAGCGCGGCAGCGAGAAGGCGACGACACGGCCCGGCCCGGCACCGTACGACGCCAGCACGCGCGCCAACTTGCCTGCACGCTCACTGAGTTGACAGTACGTCAGCATGACTGAGGCGTCTTCGACTGCCACGGCGTCCGGCGTCCGCGCCGCCCGCGCCTCGAACATCCGGGGGAAGGTGGTGCCCGGGACCTCCCGTGCCGTGTCGTTGAACTCCACGACCAGGCGGTGCCGTTCGCCGTCCGCGAGGATGTCGAGCGCCCCGATCGCCCGGTCGGGATCGTCTACGGCAGCACGCAGCAGCCGTACCAGCCGGGCGGCCAACTCCTCGGCCGTACGACGGTCGAAGAGGTCGGCGCTGTACTGGAGCACGCCCTCGATGCCGTCCGGCGAGCCGTCCGCGGCGCGCTGCTCACCCAGGTTGAAGGTCAGGTCGATCTTCGTGGCACCGGTCTCCACGGGCAGCGTCCGGGACTGGAGTCCGGGGAGGTCGAGGCTCGGGTCGGCGGTGGGCCGGAAGGCGAGCATCACCTGGAAGAGCGGGTGCCGGGCCGGCGAGCGCGGCGGGTTGAGCGCCTCGACCAGGTGCTCGAACGGCAGGTCCTGGTGGGCGTAGGCCGCCAGATCGGTCTCTCTGACCCGGCCCAGCACGTCCCGGAAGGTCGGGTCGCCGGAGGTGTCGGTGCGCAGCACCAGGTTGTTGAGGAAGCAGCCGACCAGATCGTCGAGCGCCTCGTCGGCACGTCCCGCGACCGGCGTGCCGATCGGGATGTCGGTGCCCGCGCCGAGTCGGGTGAGCAGGGCGGCGAGACCTGCCTGCACGGCCATGAACACGGTCGTGCCGGTCGCGGTGGCCAGTGAACGCAGCCTCCGGTGCAGATCGGCGTCGAGCCGGACCTGGATGTCGCCGCCCCGCAGGGTGGGGCGGGCCGGGCGCGGGCGGTCGGCGGGGAGCGGGAGCTCCCCGGGGAGTCCGTCGAGCACCTCACGCCAGTGGGCGAGTTGACGGTCCTGGTCGTGGCCGAGGACGTCCTGCTGCCAGGCGCCGTAGTCGGCGTACTGGAGGGGCAGCGGCGCCCAGTCCGGGGCTCGCCCCGTCAGCCGGGCCCGGTAGGCGGTCGCCAGGTCCCGGACGAGGGGGTCCAACGACCAGCCGTCGGCGGCGATGTGGTGCAGGACGAGAAGGAACACACGGTCCTCGGGCGCGAGGACGACGAGATGAGCACGGAGCGGGATCTCCTCGCCGATCCTGAAGCCGATGGACGCCAACTCACCCAGCTTGTCCGCCAGTTCGGCCTCATGGCGGACGGTGTCGATCCGCAACTCGGGTCGTACGGCGTCCAGCACCCGCTGGCAGGGAATCCCGTCCGCGTCCGGGTACACGGTGCGCAGGATCTCGTGCCGGGCGACGACGTCGGCCAGTGCGGCGCGCAGCGCGTCCGCGTCGAGCGGCCCGCCGGTCAGTCGTACGGCGAGCGGGATGTTGTAGGCGGCGCCGGGCCCTTCCAGCCGATGCAGGAACCACAGTCGGCGCTGGGCCGACGACACAGGGGGCTCGCCCTGTACGGTCTGCGCGGGCCGTGCTGTCTGTGCCGTCCGTGCGGCCTGTGGTGTCTTTGCCGTCCGTGCCGTCGGCCTGCGAGCGGGACGCGGTCGTACGGCCGTCCCCGTGCCGAGCAGCCGGGCCAGCCCGGCCGGCGTGGGGGCACGGAACACGTCGCGCAGGGTCAGCTCGGTGCCGAGCGCGCCGCGGATACGGCCGAGGAGCCGCAGCGCGAGCAGCGAATGGCCGCCGAGGGCGAAGAAACCGTCACCGGGACCCACCTCGTTCAGGCCCAGGACATCGGCGAACAGGCCGCACAGGAGCTCTTCGTACGGCGTACGGGCGGTGGCGGGCACGGGTGCCGTCCCGCTCGGCGGCGACGGCAGCGCGGCCCGGTCGAGCTTGCCGTTGGCCGTGAGCGGCAGCCGGTCCAGGACCACGACGGCCGAGGGCACCATGTAGTCGGGCAGATGGGCCGCGAGGTGGTCGCGCAGGTCGTCCGGTGCCGGTGACTCGCCCTCGGCGGGGACTGCGTAGGCCACCAGGCGACGGTCGCCGGTCCGGTCCTCGCGGACGACGGCGACCGCCTGGGCGACCCCGGGCCGGCCGGCGAGGGCCGCCTCGATCTCTCCGGGCTCGATACGGAAGCCGCGCAGCTTGATCTGGCCGTCGGCCCGGCCATGGAACTCGAGTTCGCCGTCCGGCGTCACGCGGACGTGGTCTCCGGTGCGGTACATGCGGGCGCCGGGCGGGCCGAAGGGGTCGGCGACGAAGCGCTCGGCGGTCGCGTCCGGGCGGTTCAGGTAGCCGCGGGCCACACCGGGGCCGGCGACGTACAGCTCCCCCACCGTGCCCGTCGGAACCGGCTGGAGGGCGCCGTCGAGCACGTGGGCGCGCATGCCGTCCAGCGGGCGGCCGATGGGCAGCGGGTCCGGCACGTCGGCGCCGGGCGGGCAGGGGCGGTACGTGGCGAAGGTGGTCGTCTCGGTCGGGCCGTAGCCGTCGGTGACGGTCAGGCCCGGGCAGGCGGCCTGGACCCGGCGCACGGCGGCGACGGGGACGGCTTCGCCGCCGGTCCACACCTGGCGCAGGCCCGCGAAGCAGCCGGGGTCCTCCTCGGCAGCCAGCCGGAAGAGCCCGGCGGTGAGCCACAGCGAGGTGAGCCCGTGCCGCTCCGTCAGGCGTGCCACGGCTGCGGCGTCCACGTCCTCGTCCGGGTCGGCGACCACGGCGGTGCCGCCGTTCAGCAGCGGCACCCACATCTCGTACGTCGAGGCGTCGAAGGCGGTCGGCGAGTGGACCAGCACGCGCGCGTGGGCGGCACCGTCGAACGCCGGGTCGGTGGCCAGGGCGGTGATGTCGCGGTGGGTGACGGCGACGCCCTTCGGGGTGCCGGTGGAGCCGGATGTGTAGCTGACGTAGGCCAGTTGGGCGGGGTGCACCCGTATGCCGGGGTCGGTGTCCGGTTCAGCGACGAGCGTGGGGTCGGTGGCGGCGACGACTGGCGGGCCGTCGTAGGCATCCTTGGCGGGCTCTGCGTCGGTCGGGTCGCCTTCGGTCGGCTCGGCGTCGGCGGGTTCGGCGTCGGTCAGCAGGACCACCGCCCGCGTCTCGGCCAGGATCCGCCGGGTGCGGGCCCGCGGGGCACGTGGGTCGAGGCCGACGTACGCGCCGCCCGCCTTGAGGACGGCGAGCAACGCGACGACAAGGTGGTCGGAGCGGCGCATCAGGACCGCCACGCGGTCCTCGGAGCGGACACCGAGACCGATCAGACGGTGGGCCAGCCGGTTGGCGCGGGCGTTCAACTCCCGGTAGCTGCCGGCGCGTTCGCCCTGGAGGAGAGCCGTACCGACCGGGTCGACGGTGACGCGAGCCGCGAACAGTGCGGGCACGGTCGTCTCGCCCCGGCGCGCGTCGGTGCCGACGAGCCGTGAGCGTTCCCCGGCAAGGGCCGTCTCGACCCGGCCGACCGGGGTGCCGGGGCCGAGCACGGCCGCCGCGAACTGCTCCAGGAAATGCGCGAACCTGCGGTGATGGGCGGCGAGTTCGGCCTCCGAGTAGTGCGCGCGGCTCGCGTCGAGGTCGACGCGGATGCCGTGGCCGTCCACGCGGTCGTACACGTTGACGGCGAGGTCCTCGACCGGACCGGTGGAGAGGTTGTGGCGAGTGGTCGGGTGCCCGGCGAAGCGCAGCTCCTGCCCGAACGCCATGATGTTGACGACGGGCCCGAAGAACCGCCGCCCGTCCTGCGGCCAGTCCAGTTCCCGGCGCAGGTCCTCGCCCCGCAGGCGCTGGTGGGCCAGCAGCTCGCGGGTGGCGGTCGCGGTCTGGCGTACGAGGTGGAACGCCGCCGTGTCGGGCCGTACGGACAGCCGCAGCGGGAGCACGTTCGAGGCCATGCCCGGCGTGGCGAGTTCCGTCTCACTCTCGCGGGCGGTGACGGCGAGGCCCAGCACGATGTCCCGGGCTCCGGTGAGCCGGTGCAGATAGGCGGCGGTCGCCGCGAGGACGACACGCGACCAGCGGGTCCCGGCACGCTCGGCGGCCGCGTGGACCAAGTCCCCCGCCACTTCGGGGAGATGACCGGTGCGGCGCAGGAAGCGGGCGGCGACCTGGGGCGGGCGCGTGGACAGGCCGACGGGCTCGGGACGGTCGGCGAGGGCACGGTTCCAGTACGCCCGGTCCGCCGCGTGCCGTTCGCCGGAGCGGTACGCCTCGTCGGCGGCGGCCAGTGGGGCGAGCGGCGCGGACGGTGAGGTGTGGGGGGTGCCGGCGATACGGGCGGTGTAGGCGTCGGCGACCCGGCTCGCGATGAGGGAGCAGCTGTAGCCGTCGACGGCGATGTGGTGGTAGCGCTGGTACCAGATCCAGTGGGCGTCCGCGAGTTTCAGCAGCGCGTACCGGAAGAGCGGGGCCCGGTCGAGGTCGAACGGCGTGGCGAAGTCGGCGGCCATCCACGCCTCGGCGGCGGACCGGGCATCGGGCTCGTCCGTGAGGTCGAGGACGGACAGGTCCCAGTCGGGGGCTGCCTCGACGGTCTGGCGCACGGAGTCGTCGGCGGCGGCGAACCGCACCCGCAGCGTCTCGGTGGCGTCCACGACCTGGCGTATCGCGGCCCTGAAGTGCTGGGGGTCGACGGGCCCGTGGATCTCGGTGTACTCGCCCACGTTGTAGGCGGGGCCGGCCGGATCGAGCCGCTGCCCGAACCACATCGAGCGCTGGGCGGCGGACAGATCCAGGTCCAGTACGTCGGTCATCGGCCCTCCGCCACGACGACGGGGCCGGCGCCGGTGAGCAGTCGTTGCACCTGCTCGGCGACGTACAGGGGACCCGTGTCGCGGCCGGGCCAGGGGACGCACAGCCAGGGTTCGGCGGGGATCAGCGCGAGGTCGCGGGCCTGGCGGGCGCGGCCGCCGCCGGTGATGTTGAGGAGCACGAGTTCGTCGCGGCGGACCTGCCCGGCCCGCACCGCGTCGGCCAGCGCGGCGAGGGCGACTCCGGCGCCCGGCTCGATGTCGATGCCCTCGACCTCTTCGAAGAGCGCCATGGCGGCGAGCGCGGACTCGTTGTCGGTACATCGCACGGCGCCGCCGCTCTCGCCGAGCACGTCCCGGACTCCGCCGCGGACGGTGAACGGCGGTCGGCGGTTGGTCAGTTCGCGGGCGAGCGGCTCGTGTTCGCGGTGGGCCGGGGCGGGGCCGGTGTCCCGCCAGGCGTCGTACAGCGGTGTGAAGGGTGTGTTCTGGCACATCAGCAGGCGGGGCAGCGCCTCGTCGCCCGTGCGGAGGCGACGCGCCGTCTCGTGGGCGCCGATGGCCCCGGTACCGCTGCCGACGGCCTGTACGTACGTCTCCGGCAGCCGCCCCAGCTCCTCGGCGGCGGCCCGCATGACGGTGCCGAGGCCGTCACGGCGGCCCACGTTGCGCGCGCCGCCCTCGGCGTGGTGGCCGGGCAGTCGAGCGAGGAGGTCGGCGCAGGCGATGGCGTCGCTGTAGGTGGCGGTGCCGTCGAGGACGACGAGCCGGACGCAGGGGTCGAGCGGGGCGGGGAACCGCATCCGCTCCAGGGCGGGGGCGGGCACGACGAGCAGACAGGGCACCCGGTACTTGGTGGCGGCCCAGGCGAAGGCGGCCGCGGTGTTGCCCGCCGACGGGATCACCAGGACCGGCGGATCGGCGGGCAGCCGACCGAGCACGGTGTACGCCTCCAGGTCCTTGAACGTGCAGGTGGGCAGCTGTGCCCCGCGTTCGGGCCAGTGGCCGTTGAAGGCGACCCACAGCCGGTCGAGGCCGATCCGGCGGCCGAGCCGTTCGGCGGGGAGGACGACCGGGCCCGGCACGTCGGGGAAGGTACGCGCCACCGGCAGCAGCGGGGCATACCGAAACAGCCCGCTGCTTTCGCCGACGCGGGTTCCGGTTCCGTCGTACGCGGTGCGCAGAAATGCCGGTTCGTGGCCACGGGCGCAGTCGAGGAGGAGACCGTCGTCCGCGTAACGAGTTCCGCACGAGGAACAGACGAGTGTGTAGTGACGTGTTCCCGGACGTGCCCCGGACATCTTCGCTCGCCTTCCGCAGTGCCGCATTTCGCTGATCAATTTGACCGTGGTCTTCAGGAAGGGCAGGCGACGGGCGAATTACCTTTTCACAAAGCCAGGTTGACGGATAGGAAGCGCTTACTCATCTCTTACCCAGAGCGACGGACTGTTCAGCTCCGCTTCATCTGCCCTTATCTGCTGGACAGTCGGAAAAGCACATGCCGTGGAGATCATCCGAGGCGCCACAAGCCGTGAGGAAAGGGTGGCGGAAACATGGGTCATACGCCGATGCATACGACTGCGGGGAAAGGGGTGGAGCTCTCCCCCTGGCTCCCGTCCCAGGTTCCGGTTTCCCTTCTGTCGCCGCCTGACAGCACAGCGAACGGGACGTACCGGGAGCCGTCGCCCGAGTCGCTGCTGACGGCGTATCGGAAGATGGTCCTCGGGCGCCGTTTCGACGAGCAGGCGACCGCGCTCGCCCGGCAGGGCAGGCTCGCGGTACACCCGTCGAGCCTGGGCCAGGAGGCGTGTCAGGTCGGTGCCGCGCTCGCGCTGCGCGCCACGGACTGGCTGTTCCCCACCTACCGGGACTGCGTCGCACTGGTCAGCCGCGGGATCGACCCGGTCGAGGCGCTGACGCTGCTGCGCGGCGACGCCCACTGCGGCTACGACCCGCTGCGCCACCGCACCGCTCCGCAGTGCACCCCGCTCGCCACCCACGCCGCGCACGCCACCGGACTGGCCCACGCCGAGCGCCTCAAGGGCGGCGACACCGTCGCCCTGGCACTCGTCGGGGACGGCGCCACCAGCGAGGGCGACTTCCACGAGGCGCTCAATCTGGCGGGCGTGCTGCGCGCGCCGGTGGTCTTCCTCGTGCAGAACAACCGGTACGCCATCTCCGTCCCGCTGTCCGCCCAGTGCGCGGCACCGGGTCTGGCCTACAAGGGCGTCGGCTACGGCGTCCGCGCGGAACAGGTGGACGGCAACGACGCCGCGGCCGTCCTCGCCGTGCTGAGTACGGCGATCGAGGACGCGCGGGCGGGCGGCGGACCGTGGCTGGTCGAGGCGCACACCTACCGCATGGGACCGCACACCAGCGCCGACGACCCCTCTCGCTACCGCCCGGCCGAGGAGGCCGAGCACTGGCGCCGACGCGACCCGATCACCCGCCTGGAGTCCGCCCTGCGCGAGCGCGGCGTGCTGACCCCCGAGGCCGCCGAGGCCGCGACCGCCGAGGCGGAGGCGTACGCCGCCGACCTGCGCGCACGGTTCGCCGAGGACCCCGAACTCACCCCCCTGGCCCTGTTCGACCACGTCTTCGCCTCACCGCCCCCGCACCTGACCGATCAACGGGCCGCGTTGCGCGCCGAGTTGGAGGGACGCTGACATGACGACGACCGTGGCGATGGCGCAGGCACTCAACGCCGCCCTGCGGGACGCGCTCGGCGCGGACGAGCGCGTCGTGGTCTTCGGCGAGGACGTCGGCCGCCTCGGCGGCGTCTTCCGGGTCACCGACGGGCTCACCGAGGAGTTCGGCGACCGGCGCTGCTTCGACACCCCGGTCAGCGAGGCCGGCATCGGGGGCCTCGCGGTCGGCATGGCGATGGCCGGGTTCCGGCCGGTGGTGGAGATGCAGTTCGACGCGTTCGCCTACCCGGCGTTCGAGCAGATCGCCTCCCACATGGCCAAGATGCGCAACCGGACCCGAGGTGTGCTCCCGCTGCCGCTGGTCGTCCGGATCCCGTACGGCGGCGGCATCGGCGGTGTGGAGCACCACAGCGACTCCAGTGAGGCGTACTACGCGCACACGGCCGGTCTGAAGGTGGTGACGCCGGCGACGGCCGCCGACGCCTATTCCCTGCTGCGCGAGGCGATCGACGACCCGGACCCGGTGATCTTCCTGGAGCCCAAGCGCCACTACTGGACCAAGGAGACGCTCCGACTCCCGGCCCGCACCGAGCCGTTCGGCACCGCCGCGCTACGCCGGCCCGGGAGCGACGCGACGTTGGTGGCGTACGGCCCCTCCGTCGCCGTCGCCCTGGAAGCGGCCCGGGCGGCCGAGGCCGAGGGCCTCGACGTGGAGGTGCTGGACCTGCGCACCCTCGTCCCGCTGGACGACCGTGCGCTCACCGCCTCCGTCCGCCGCACCGGCCGCTGCCTGGTCGTGCACGAGGCGCAGGGCTTCGCCGGGGTCGGCGCCGAGATCGCGGCCCGGGTGCAGGAGCGGTGCTTCGACGCGCTGCTCGCGCCGGTGCTGCGGGTCACCGGCTTCGACATCCCATATCCGCCCCCGCTGCTGGAGGACGCGCATCTGCCGGGCGCCGGGCGGGTGCTGGAGGCGCTGCGCCGGCTGCTGCCGCGCGGTGTCGAGCAACGGTCCCGTCAAGACGCGCCCCCGGCTTCCGACTCGAACGGCAGCACCTTCCATCTGCCCGATCTGGGCGAGGGGTTGGCCGACGCCGAGGTGCTGGAGTGGATGGTCGCGGTGGGCGACACGGTCCGGCAGGACCAGGTCGTGGCCGAGGTGGAGACGGCCAAGTCGGTGGTGACGCTGCCGAGTCCGTACGCCGGTACGGTGACGGCCCTGCACTGCCGGGCCGGCGAGATCGTGCGGGTGGGGGCTCCGTTGCTGACGGTGACTCAACCCGCCTCGGCGGAGCCGGGCTCAGGGGCCGTACTCACCGGCTACGGGACGAACAGGGCGCGGCGGCCCGCACGGGCATCCACCGTCACTGCGGACGCGGACGCGGACGCGGGCACAGACGCAGACGCAGAAGCGCCGACCCGTCCGTCGGACACAGTCACCCGCACACAGCTCGACGCCACTGCCGACAAGTACCTCCGCAGTCACCGCGACACACCCGCCGTCACCATCTGGGCCGACGCCGACGCCACGAACCTCCTCGCCGCCCGGGCCGCACACGGCACCGGCCTGCTGCCGCTGCTCGCGCAGGCGTGCCTGGCCGGGCTCGCCGCCTTCCCCGACCTCAACGCCCGTGTCGACGCCGGCCGCGGGGAGGTCGTCCGCCTTCCCGAGGTGCACCTCGGCTTCGCCGCGCAGACCGCCCACGGCCTGGTCGTCCCCGTGGTCCGGGACGCGCACCGGCTCACCCTGGACGACCTCGCAGCCGAACTGCGCCGCCTGACCGGCCTCGCCCGCGAGGACGCCCTCCCCCTGGACCACCGGACCGGCGGCACCTTCACCCTGAACAACTACGGCCCCCTCGACGTCGACGGCGCCACACCGATCCTCAACCACCCCCAGTCCGCGATGCTCGGCATCGGCCGCATCACGGACCGCCCCTGGGCGGTGGACGGCCTCGTGGAGGTGCGCAAGGTCGTCACCATGTCGCTCACCTTCGACCACCGGGTGTGCGACGGCACCACCGCGGCCGGATTCCTGCGCCATGTCACCGACCGCCTCGTCACCGACCGCCTCGTCACCGACCCCGGCGACTGACGCCGACTGACGGCGGCTGACTCACCGGCGGCTCTCGGGAGAGCGGCGGTCCGCCCTGCGCTGTGCCAGCCACAGGGCGACCTCCTCCGAGATCGGCTGCCCCGTCGCCAGCTCGACGAAGCCGAACTGGCCGCCCTGGTTGCACTCCAGGAACCACCAGATGCCGTGCTCGTCCTCGGCGAAGTCGAAGGCGGCGTACGCCAGTCCGGCGAGAGTGACGTAGTCGTGCACCGACTTGCCGATGCGTTCGGGGACCGGGACCGGCTCCCAGGCGTGCCCGGTGTCGCCGTAGCGTCCGTCGACCTGGCCGGGTTCGGCGGTCTTCCGCGCGGCGAACAGGCGGGTGCCGACACTGGTCAGCCGGATGTCGGCCCGCTTGGGTACGTACCGCTGGAGCAGCGCGGGCCCGGCCGCGACCGCGGAGAAGTCCGCGTCGGGGCCGACGAGGGTGGTGGGCAGGGCCAGCCCGGGGTCACCGGGCGGCGGCCCCGAGGCGGACTTCACCACCACGTCCCGGTGCTCCTCGGTGAACTCCCGCGCCAGCCGGGGTGACGTGGTGAAGACCGTCGGCGGTACGGCGAAACCGCTGAGGTGCGCGACCCTCAACTGCCAGGGCTTGAGCCGGGCCTGGTCGGCGTTGCGCGGATGGTTCATCCACCGGGCTGCGGCGGAGTGGAGCATCCCGTACAGCGCCTGCCGGGTCTCGGCGGTCAGCCACGGGGAGGGATACGCGGCGTGCGCGGCCGGTTCGCCGGGCCTGCGCACCCATATGGAGCGCAGGCCTCCCATGCTGAGCACATGTCCGTTGACCGACAGGTGCCCGTCGAAGTCACCATGGGCGTAGTCGACGGACAGCACGGCCTTGCCCGGCAGGTCGGCGGGGTCCAGCCGCATCACGGGAGTCCCTGTCCCGTGCAGCCTGGCCACCACCATGTCGGCGGTCACGTCCTCTTCGGACGTCAGGATCAGTACGGTCATTCGCGTACGGATCGTCAGTCGTCGAAGTGGGTCGCGGATCCGGCGGTGGACGTCGTCGTGCCGACCGCGAGCAGCAGGTCCGGGTCACTGACGGCGGGGCGGCCGTCGGGCAGCACGTTCAGCTGGCGGGCCGGGTCGAAGTGATACGGCGTCACCGCGTGCGCAAGCCCCCTGGGAAAGGCGTAGTTGAGGGTGAACGGTCGCACTCGAAACCTCCACGGACGTTGTCTGCATTACCGTCCTTTACGCGCTTCTTGCGTAAGGAATTCATCACTTTCAGCCACATCGGGGTGAAGGTCGTCACATCAACTGCACGAGTCGCATGCACCTCCCCCATGAGTCATCCATCGGATGAGCCGTCACATCTGTCACACGAGCCACACGAGGTGACCACACCTCACGCTCGGCCCCCTCCCGTACGCACGCGACTCCTTGACGCTGAACCGTTTCATTGCTTCTCTCAGAAAGCAGTTCTTCATGGGAGCGCTCCCAACCCCCACACGTGAAAGGGGCCCCTGTGCAGACCACCACCCCCCACCCCCTCATCCTGCGCCGACCCAGACGCGCCCTTTCCGCCCTCGTCACCGCCGCGCTCGTCGCCTGCCTGCTGTCGCTGTCCTGGGCGGGCGGCTCTCCGGCGCGAGCAGCGGCCGGTGACGGCTCGGTCTTTGACCCCAACATCGTCTACGTGGGGCGCTGGGACACCAGTTCGGGCACCGCCGCCGTGCCCCAGTGGTCGGGCGCGTACCTCCAGACGGCTTTCACCGGCACCACGGTGAAGGTCAGGGCGAGGGACGCGGTCAACTTCTACGCGAGCGTCGACGGCGGACCCGACGTCTTCCACGCGGGCGTCCGCGGGACGGTGAACCTCACTCCCCAGCCCCTGTCCTCCAGCACCCACACCCTGCGGATCTCCTACCGCTCCGGCGACACCGTCTTCCAGGGCCTGGTGCTGGACTCCGGCGCCCGCACGGTAAGTCCGGCCATGCCGTCCGGGCTGGTCGAGTTCGTCGGGGACTCCATCACCGCCGGCGCCCTCACC contains the following coding sequences:
- a CDS encoding amino acid adenylation domain-containing protein — translated: MTDVLDLDLSAAQRSMWFGQRLDPAGPAYNVGEYTEIHGPVDPQHFRAAIRQVVDATETLRVRFAAADDSVRQTVEAAPDWDLSVLDLTDEPDARSAAEAWMAADFATPFDLDRAPLFRYALLKLADAHWIWYQRYHHIAVDGYSCSLIASRVADAYTARIAGTPHTSPSAPLAPLAAADEAYRSGERHAADRAYWNRALADRPEPVGLSTRPPQVAARFLRRTGHLPEVAGDLVHAAAERAGTRWSRVVLAATAAYLHRLTGARDIVLGLAVTARESETELATPGMASNVLPLRLSVRPDTAAFHLVRQTATATRELLAHQRLRGEDLRRELDWPQDGRRFFGPVVNIMAFGQELRFAGHPTTRHNLSTGPVEDLAVNVYDRVDGHGIRVDLDASRAHYSEAELAAHHRRFAHFLEQFAAAVLGPGTPVGRVETALAGERSRLVGTDARRGETTVPALFAARVTVDPVGTALLQGERAGSYRELNARANRLAHRLIGLGVRSEDRVAVLMRRSDHLVVALLAVLKAGGAYVGLDPRAPRARTRRILAETRAVVLLTDAEPADAEPTEGDPTDAEPAKDAYDGPPVVAATDPTLVAEPDTDPGIRVHPAQLAYVSYTSGSTGTPKGVAVTHRDITALATDPAFDGAAHARVLVHSPTAFDASTYEMWVPLLNGGTAVVADPDEDVDAAAVARLTERHGLTSLWLTAGLFRLAAEEDPGCFAGLRQVWTGGEAVPVAAVRRVQAACPGLTVTDGYGPTETTTFATYRPCPPGADVPDPLPIGRPLDGMRAHVLDGALQPVPTGTVGELYVAGPGVARGYLNRPDATAERFVADPFGPPGARMYRTGDHVRVTPDGELEFHGRADGQIKLRGFRIEPGEIEAALAGRPGVAQAVAVVREDRTGDRRLVAYAVPAEGESPAPDDLRDHLAAHLPDYMVPSAVVVLDRLPLTANGKLDRAALPSPPSGTAPVPATARTPYEELLCGLFADVLGLNEVGPGDGFFALGGHSLLALRLLGRIRGALGTELTLRDVFRAPTPAGLARLLGTGTAVRPRPARRPTARTAKTPQAARTAQTARPAQTVQGEPPVSSAQRRLWFLHRLEGPGAAYNIPLAVRLTGGPLDADALRAALADVVARHEILRTVYPDADGIPCQRVLDAVRPELRIDTVRHEAELADKLGELASIGFRIGEEIPLRAHLVVLAPEDRVFLLVLHHIAADGWSLDPLVRDLATAYRARLTGRAPDWAPLPLQYADYGAWQQDVLGHDQDRQLAHWREVLDGLPGELPLPADRPRPARPTLRGGDIQVRLDADLHRRLRSLATATGTTVFMAVQAGLAALLTRLGAGTDIPIGTPVAGRADEALDDLVGCFLNNLVLRTDTSGDPTFRDVLGRVRETDLAAYAHQDLPFEHLVEALNPPRSPARHPLFQVMLAFRPTADPSLDLPGLQSRTLPVETGATKIDLTFNLGEQRAADGSPDGIEGVLQYSADLFDRRTAEELAARLVRLLRAAVDDPDRAIGALDILADGERHRLVVEFNDTAREVPGTTFPRMFEARAARTPDAVAVEDASVMLTYCQLSERAGKLARVLASYGAGPGRVVAFSLPRSVDLAVAVLAVLKSGAAYLPLDPEHPAERTAHLLSDAAPVCLITRDRQPVACPVVSPDAAPEDPDAPLAKARPADPAYLIYTSGTTGRPKGVVVEHRNLTTYVARCVEAYPSLRGTSLLHATMSFDATVTTLHGALAAGGRVHIAAFHEAGAAPLRSGYTFLKATPSHLPLLPALPHDLSPDEEFMLGGEALVGEALRQWRREHPHVRLINHYGPTELTVGCTDHRIEPGDEVPTGPVPIGRPMWNTRAYVLDTRLNPVPVGVEGELYVAGDHVARGYWNRPGLTAERFVADPFGPAGERMYRTGDLAVRRAEGTLELRGRADGQLKIRGLRIEPGEIEGVLTAHPAVVQAAVVVREDEGGVRRLVGYVVGAGEADLAAVSAHCARQLPAHMVPEALVPLDDLPMTGNGKLDRTALPEPARAPAGGRRAPRTPEERVLQELFAEVLAVADVSVDDGFFDLGGDSITSIHLVSRAIAAGVRLTPRDVFEQRTVAALAALAAARPAPDTPHRDQEPAVGELPLTPALRRLRERGGPIGSFSQSVLLVTPADADEKRLTRALQALVDRHDVLRMRLSTDDWTAEILPPTSVDAGGLLERVAVSDAAATPERRCSAQLDPEQARLLRAVWFDAGPDRTGRLLLTVHHLAVDGVSWNILRTDLAAAWRETELSAPGTSFRRWALLLEREALERTTELDVWQRMLEQPAPLLGTRRPDPERDVTGAMRHLTRELPAEVTDELLTTVPAAFHAGPEDVLLAALATAFARRFSHRALLIDIERHGREEIAEGVDLSGTVGWFTSVAPARLDLTGVDLGDRAHVLKSVKEQLRSVPDHGIGHGLLRYLNPETGPALAALPVPEVGFNYLGRTAHSAGGDFAPAPESLRNLGAAHDAAMPVAHGLEITAVSTADGRLDTTWSWAPGIWSEGDVRALADLWCEELTAQAAGTPAGGHTPSDLPLVSLSQAEIDELEAEFGSEWR
- a CDS encoding cysteate synthase, whose product is MSGARPGTRHYTLVCSSCGTRYADDGLLLDCARGHEPAFLRTAYDGTGTRVGESSGLFRYAPLLPVARTFPDVPGPVVLPAERLGRRIGLDRLWVAFNGHWPERGAQLPTCTFKDLEAYTVLGRLPADPPVLVIPSAGNTAAAFAWAATKYRVPCLLVVPAPALERMRFPAPLDPCVRLVVLDGTATYSDAIACADLLARLPGHHAEGGARNVGRRDGLGTVMRAAAEELGRLPETYVQAVGSGTGAIGAHETARRLRTGDEALPRLLMCQNTPFTPLYDAWRDTGPAPAHREHEPLARELTNRRPPFTVRGGVRDVLGESGGAVRCTDNESALAAMALFEEVEGIDIEPGAGVALAALADAVRAGQVRRDELVLLNITGGGRARQARDLALIPAEPWLCVPWPGRDTGPLYVAEQVQRLLTGAGPVVVAEGR